From Oncorhynchus mykiss isolate Arlee chromosome 6, USDA_OmykA_1.1, whole genome shotgun sequence, the proteins below share one genomic window:
- the LOC118964814 gene encoding butyrophilin subfamily 1 member A1-like isoform X1, protein MFSLFIAVKMAESRVHNQFKLTSEDYVRADVGKKVTLPCHLSSGTSAVAMTIRWFKETECIYLYKNGQVTERSDYEGRVSLITQELERGNVSLRLRDFRESDTGDYICQVIHGEQKEEAGAFLWVRGGKCSRTPVMFLNT, encoded by the exons ATGTTTTCTCTTTTTATTGCAGTTAAAATGGCAGAGTCCAGAGTTCATA ATCAGTTTAAACTCACCTCAGAAGACTATGTGAGGGCCGATGTTGGTAAAAAGGTCACCCTCCCGTGTCACCTCTCGTCTGGCACCAGTGCTGTTGCCATGACGATCAGGTGGTTTAAAGAGACAGAGTGTATTTACCTGTATAAGAATGGCCAGGTGACAGAGAGGAGTGACTATGAGGGCAGAGTGAGTCTGATCACCCAGGAGCTGGAGAGAGGCAACGTGTCTCTGAGGCTGAGAGACTTCAGGGAGTCAGATACAGGAGACTACATCTGTCAGGTCATCCATGGAGAACAGAAGGAGGAGGCTGGAGCATTTTTATGGGTCAGAGGAGGTAAGTGTTCTAGAACTCCAGTAATGTTTCTAAACacctaa
- the LOC118964814 gene encoding butyrophilin subfamily 1 member A1-like isoform X2, producing the protein MAESRVHNQFKLTSEDYVRADVGKKVTLPCHLSSGTSAVAMTIRWFKETECIYLYKNGQVTERSDYEGRVSLITQELERGNVSLRLRDFRESDTGDYICQVIHGEQKEEAGAFLWVRGGKCSRTPVMFLNT; encoded by the exons ATGGCAGAGTCCAGAGTTCATA ATCAGTTTAAACTCACCTCAGAAGACTATGTGAGGGCCGATGTTGGTAAAAAGGTCACCCTCCCGTGTCACCTCTCGTCTGGCACCAGTGCTGTTGCCATGACGATCAGGTGGTTTAAAGAGACAGAGTGTATTTACCTGTATAAGAATGGCCAGGTGACAGAGAGGAGTGACTATGAGGGCAGAGTGAGTCTGATCACCCAGGAGCTGGAGAGAGGCAACGTGTCTCTGAGGCTGAGAGACTTCAGGGAGTCAGATACAGGAGACTACATCTGTCAGGTCATCCATGGAGAACAGAAGGAGGAGGCTGGAGCATTTTTATGGGTCAGAGGAGGTAAGTGTTCTAGAACTCCAGTAATGTTTCTAAACacctaa